The following are encoded together in the Humulus lupulus chromosome 5, drHumLupu1.1, whole genome shotgun sequence genome:
- the LOC133777510 gene encoding probable methyltransferase PMT24: protein MALGKYSRVEGKKSSGYCSTVSIVVFVAFCLVGIWMFMSSAVPVQDQQLQSEETTIEVKRQVVNDGNSKQFEDSSGDLQEDATRTTDSSGVDSQTVVETQEETSSKEEAEAETESQNVSDEKTVSEDDNANSVNGDSDSETGEKEEEVSRDTDESEQPESNENEENDDQTKQKDEMVRQTEEKDEKNQESDSEQSDGGDNKESQEKVDVAELLKERNVENGAWSTQVVESEQEKSKQDSVYQNQNDYDWKLCKVTAGPDYIPCLDNWRVIRNLRSTKHYEHRERHCPDESPTCLVALPEGYKRPVKWPASRDKIWYRNVPHSKLAEVKGHQNWVKLTGEYLTFPGGGTQFKNGALHYIDFIQKSLPKIRWGKRSRVILDVGCGVASFGGYLFERDVLAMSFAPKDEHEAQVQFALERGIPAISAVMGTKRLPFPGSVFDLIHCARCRVPWHVEGGKLLLELNRVLRPGGYFVWSATPVYQKLPEDVGIWKAMSRLTKSMCWDLVVVNKDRLNGVGAAIYRKTISNECYSNRSRNEPPVCSLSDDPNAAWYVPLKACMHEVPEEESKRGSRWPAEWPSRLEKAPYWLNSQVGVYGKAAPEDFAADYKHWKNVVSQTYLEGMGISWSSVRNVMDMKAVYGGFAAALKDLKVWVMNVVPIDSPDTLPIIYERGLIGIYHDWCESFSTYPRSYDILHADHLFSVLKDRCNLRQVIAEADRMLRPEGKLIVRDNVETINEVESMAKSLKWDVRFIFSNDKEGLLCVQKSFWRPTETQAILSTIV from the exons ATGGCTTTAGGGAAGTATTCCCGGGTTGAAGGGAAGAAATCCTCTGGTTACTGTTCAACTGTCAGTATAGTCGTTTTTGTTGCCTTTTGTTTAGTAGGAATATGGATGTTTATGTCATCAGCAGTTCCAGTTCAGGATCAACAATTACAATCTGAGGAGACCACGATTGAAGTAAAACGACAAGTAGTAAATGATGGTAATTCTAAGCAATTTGAAGATAGTTCTGGTGACTTACAAGAGGACGCAACAAGGACAACTGATAGCAGTGGGGTTGATTCTCAAACAGTTGTGGAAACCCAAGAAGAAACGAGTTCAAAGGAAGAAGCTGAGGCGGAGACTGAATCTCAAAATGTTTCTGATGAGAAAACAGTGTCTGAAGATGACAATGCTAATTCAGTTAATGGAGATTCAGACTCAGAAACTGGAGAAAAAGAGGAAGAAGTCAGCAGAGATACTGATGAAAGTGAGCAGCCTGAATCGAATGAGAATGAGGAAAATGATGATCAAACAAAGCAAAAAGACGAAATGGTTAGACAGACAGAAGAGAAGGATGAGAAAAATCAGGAGAGTGATTCAGAACAAAGTGATGGTGGGGATAATAAGGAAAGCCAGGAAAAAGTTGATGTTGCAGAACTTTTGAAGGAGCGCAATGTTGAGAATGGGGCGTGGTCAACTCAAGTTGTCGAATCAGAACAGGAGAAATCAAAACAAGATTCCGTATATCAGAACCAAAACGACTATGATTGGAAACTTTGTAAGGTCACGGCAGGGCCTGACTATATCCCTTGTCTGGACAATTGGCGAGTTATCAGGAATCTTCGGAGCACAAAGCACTATGAACACCGAGAACGGCACTGCCCTGATGAATCTCCCACTTGTCTTGTTGCTCTACCTGAAGGATATAAACGCCCAGTCAAGTGGCCTGCAAGCAGGGACAAG ATTTGGTACCGCAACGTTCCTCACAGTAAGCTTGCAGAGGTCAAGGGGCATCAGAATTGGGTTAAACTAACTGGTGAATACCTTACCTTTCCAGGGGGCGGAACCCAGTTTAAGAATGGTGCTCTCCACTACATTGATTTCATTCAGAAA TCTCTCCCTAAGATTAGGTGGGGAAAAAGAAGCCGTGTGATTTTGGATGTAGGGTGTGGGGTGGCCAGCTTTGGAGGTTACCTATTTGAAAGAGATGTTTTGGCAATGTCATTTGCTCCCAAGGATGAGCATGAAGCACAAGTACAATTTGCTCTCGAACGTGGGATCCCTGCTATATCAGCTGTCATGGGTACCAAGAGACTGCCCTTCCCTGGTTCTGTCTTTGATCTTATCCACTGTGCACGCTGTAGGGTTCCTTGGCATGTTGAAG GCGGTAAACTTTTACTAGAACTGAATCGTGTCTTAAGACCTGGTGGTTACTTTGTTTGGTCTGCTACGCCTGTTTATCAAAAGCTTCCTGAGGATGTTGGCATTTGGAAAG CAATGTCCAGATTAACAAAATCAATGTGCTGGGATCTGGTTGTGGTTAACAAGGATAGATTAAATGGAGTGGGTGCAGCAATCTATAGAAAAACCATTTCTAATGAGTGCTATTCGAATAGATCACGAAACGAGCCTCCAGTCTGCAGTCTTTCTGATGACCCTAACGCTGCCTG GTATGTGCCACTCAAGGCATGCATGCATGAAGTGCCAGAGGAAGAATCAAAGCGTGGATCTCGTTGGCCTGCAGAATGGCCTTCAAGACTGGAAAAAGCTCCTTATTGGTTAAATTCTCAGGTTGGTGTTTATGGTAAAGCTGCGCCAGAAGATTTTGCTGCAGACTATAAGCACTGGAAAAATGTAGTCTCTCAGACCTACTTGGAAGGAATGGGAATCAGCTGGTCCTCTGTGAGGAATGTCATGGACATGAAAGCTGTGTATGGAGG ATTTGCTGCTGCACTTAAAGACTTGAAAGTATGGGTTATGAATGTGGTCCCAATTGATTCTCCGGACACACTGCCAATAATCTACGAGCGTGGTTTGATCGGGATATATCATGATTGGTGTGAATCCTTCAGTACATATCCAAGATCTTATGATATCCTCCATGCAGATCATCTCTTCTCAGTGCTTAAAGAcag GTGCAATCTAAGACAAGTTATAGCAGAAGCCGATAGGATGTTAAGGCCTGAAGGGAAGCTGATAGTACGAGACAATGTTGAAACCATAAACGAGGTTGAAAGTATGGCCAAGTCTCTAAAATGGGATGTCCGCTTCATTTTTTCAAATGACAAGGAAGGTTTACTTTGCGTTCAGAAGTCATTCTGGCGTCCCACAGAGACACAAGCGATTTTGTCAACCATTGTTTGA